In Streptosporangiales bacterium, the sequence CCCACGCGGCCCGCAGCCCCGACACGTCGACGCCCACGCCGTCCGCGGCGAGGCGCGCCACCAGGGCGTCGGCCTCGAACATCTCGTCGACGTACGGCCAGACGTACGCGAGCCCGGCCTGGAGCCGCTCGTGGCTCTCCGCGGTGCCGTCGCCGAGCCGCAGTGTCCACTGGGTCGCGTGGTCGCGGTGGTACGCGACCTCCTTCACCGCCTTGCCCGCGACACCCGCGAGCGTCGCGTCGACCGACCGCGCGAGCTCGCCGTAGAGCAGGTGCTGGTACACGGAGAACAACAGCTGCCTGGCGATCGTCCGACCGAAGTCGCCGCGTGGCAGCTCCACGATCTGCAGGTTGCCGAACGCGCGGTCGTCGCGCAGGTACGCCAGCGCGTCCTCGTCGCGTTCCGCACCCTCGACCTCGCCCGCGTACGCCAACAGGGTGCGGGCCTGGCCCAGCAGGTCGAGCGCGATGTTGGCCAGCGCGACGTCCTCCTCGAGCTCGGGTGCCCGCGCCACCCACTCGGCCAACCGGTGCGAGAGCACCAGCGCGTCGTCGCCGAGCCGGAGCGCGTACGCCGCGACGTCCGGCATCTCCCCGGCAGGCGACACGCCGGTCTCGGCGAAGAACGGCGACTTCATAGTGCCTCCACGCGACCGCTTCGTCGCAGCTCCTTCGCTCACAGGTGCTCGACCCCTTCGGGCACCGTGTAGAAGGTCGGGTGACGG encodes:
- the paaC gene encoding phenylacetate-CoA oxygenase subunit PaaC, coding for MPDVAAYALRLGDDALVLSHRLAEWVARAPELEEDVALANIALDLLGQARTLLAYAGEVEGAERDEDALAYLRDDRAFGNLQIVELPRGDFGRTIARQLLFSVYQHLLYGELARSVDATLAGVAGKAVKEVAYHRDHATQWTLRLGDGTAESHERLQAGLAYVWPYVDEMFEADALVARLAADGVGVDVSGLRAAWDAGVGEVLREATLERPEMPPARCAGRRGLHTEHLGHLLAEMQSLHRAHPGATW